A section of the Agarivorans litoreus genome encodes:
- the pfkB gene encoding 1-phosphofructokinase, with translation MQTTKVVTITLNPALDLTGSLDKLHTGAVSLVNSGSLHAAGKGVNVAKVLSDLGAEVTVTGFLGSDNQELFGQLFNTMGAQDKFIRVAGSTRINVKLVEQSGNVSDINFPGVYVGSDAIQQFETVLGELMQSHDYFVFAGSLPQGISAEQCAKWVSWLQQNGKRVLFDSSRDALAKGLDSKPWLIKPNDEELAQFVGRHLDNQEQCLEAAESLTSKGIANIVVSMGAEGVLWLENNQWLQAKPPRMNVVSTVGAGDTLVAGLCWGHMQSLAKEELLSFATALSALAVGQVGVGVPNIEEVKSLQQKIQLQELSR, from the coding sequence ATGCAAACAACCAAAGTAGTTACCATCACCTTAAACCCAGCACTCGATTTAACTGGTAGTTTAGACAAGCTTCACACCGGTGCTGTAAGTTTAGTAAATAGCGGCTCATTACACGCGGCAGGTAAAGGTGTTAACGTTGCTAAAGTGTTGAGTGACTTAGGTGCAGAGGTCACTGTCACAGGTTTTTTAGGCAGTGACAACCAAGAACTATTCGGCCAACTCTTCAACACCATGGGTGCTCAAGATAAGTTTATTCGCGTAGCAGGTTCAACCCGTATCAACGTAAAGCTAGTTGAACAAAGCGGCAATGTTAGCGACATTAACTTTCCCGGAGTATACGTTGGCAGTGACGCCATTCAACAATTCGAAACAGTACTCGGTGAATTGATGCAGTCACATGACTACTTCGTTTTCGCCGGAAGCCTGCCCCAAGGTATTAGCGCTGAACAATGTGCTAAGTGGGTAAGCTGGCTCCAACAAAATGGTAAACGCGTGTTGTTCGACAGTAGTCGGGACGCCTTGGCTAAAGGGCTGGACTCTAAGCCTTGGCTAATTAAACCAAATGATGAAGAACTCGCTCAATTTGTTGGTCGCCATTTAGATAATCAAGAGCAATGCTTAGAAGCTGCAGAATCACTAACAAGCAAAGGCATAGCAAACATTGTTGTTTCAATGGGCGCAGAAGGCGTTTTATGGCTTGAAAACAACCAATGGTTACAAGCTAAACCTCCAAGAATGAATGTTGTGAGCACTGTGGGTGCTGGCGATACTCTGGTTGCAGGCCTATGTTGGGGCCACATGCAATCATTAGCCAAGGAAGAGTTACTCTCTTTTGCTACCGCGCTATCAGCACTGGCAGTTGGCCAAGTTGGTGTTGGCGTACCAAATATCGAAGAAGTTAAATCCCTACAACAAAAAATCCAATTACAAGAGCTGAGTCGCTAA